The Saprospiraceae bacterium genome includes a window with the following:
- a CDS encoding TonB-dependent receptor has translation MKHFLLLTFVFLILVNVAFGQNIEGRLLDNVSGEPIVGAEFMLRKTNNSVYSNASGKFKFNEIKPNYYVLEIKVNDIVIKSIEITHLSTGTNLGDISVTVSNTQSINDISVIDISDLASIENENDNFSSALSAGRDPFIDATTFNLIAGRFRPRGYFNEDAEMIMNGMLMNDQDDGRVLWTAWNGLNDVMRNRTNVVNLSESDLTFGGIGGASIIDLRASSQRDEKKITYANSNRTFQHRLMATYSTGLMKNGWAIAATASHTYGTQGYIKGTHMQGNSYFLSIDRKLNDNHVLNFVVFGSPQRRGRSTGSVQEMYDISGDNFYNPNWGFQNGEVRSAREYRIHQPVSILRHDWKISNNTKVMTSIGVQTGRYGSTRLDWFDAPDPRPDYYRRLPSYATVPETKSQITEFLKANEGNRQINWQALYDANATRNYTIENADGIAGNNLNGKLAAYIMESENYDNQKINFNSVINSQISDKINFAGGVQYLNEKVHYYRRVEDLLGADFYIDFNRFALRDFPDNKDAGQNDINRPNRILKKGDTFGHDYDIHTNRASAWGQLIYVTPKFDFMTGLMLTHQSFYREGFTKTGIFPDNSFGKSEKNNFFNSALKGGITYKIDGRNYLTLNGTYRTRAPFASESFVSPRVRDQVVSDLKNEQITSADISYLARYTKLKARVSAFYTDFRNKISNDVFYHEDFRTFVNYIMTGIDRKHTGLEIGMEYNLTSKISLSAAGALGEYFHSGRPVATISRDNSAADFVTDRTIFIDNYYFSGTPQTAGTVGITYRSTKFWFFDINVNGFSKNYLSFNPDRRTAEAVKTINPTEQNELYQSVIQQEKLPDGITVDFSMGKSLKLKDGSYLRINLNAGNILNNTKFISGGFEQLRFDYETKNVNRFPPRYFYSYGLNYNLNISYTFAR, from the coding sequence ATGAAACATTTCCTTCTTCTTACCTTCGTGTTCCTGATTTTAGTCAATGTTGCTTTCGGTCAGAATATAGAAGGGAGGCTATTGGACAATGTTTCTGGGGAGCCCATCGTGGGAGCAGAATTTATGTTGAGGAAGACGAACAATTCAGTTTATTCAAATGCTTCTGGGAAGTTTAAATTTAATGAAATAAAACCAAATTATTATGTGCTGGAGATAAAGGTAAATGACATAGTTATCAAAAGTATTGAAATCACACATCTTTCTACAGGAACCAACCTTGGAGATATTTCAGTTACAGTCAGTAATACCCAGTCAATCAATGATATTTCAGTCATTGATATTTCTGATCTGGCATCTATCGAAAATGAAAATGATAATTTTTCAAGTGCTCTTTCAGCAGGCCGGGATCCATTTATTGATGCTACAACTTTCAATTTAATAGCCGGAAGGTTTCGGCCACGCGGATATTTTAATGAAGACGCAGAAATGATCATGAATGGTATGTTGATGAATGATCAGGATGATGGAAGAGTGCTCTGGACCGCCTGGAATGGGCTTAATGATGTGATGCGCAACAGGACAAATGTTGTAAATCTGTCTGAAAGTGACCTGACTTTTGGAGGTATAGGAGGAGCATCCATTATCGATCTGAGAGCATCAAGCCAACGAGATGAAAAAAAAATCACCTATGCCAACTCTAACAGGACTTTTCAGCACAGGTTAATGGCGACCTATAGTACTGGTTTGATGAAGAATGGATGGGCTATTGCTGCAACAGCATCTCATACTTATGGTACTCAGGGCTACATAAAAGGAACCCATATGCAGGGCAACAGTTATTTTTTGTCAATCGATAGAAAACTAAACGATAATCATGTGCTTAATTTTGTAGTATTTGGTTCTCCGCAGAGAAGGGGGAGATCTACCGGATCAGTTCAGGAAATGTATGATATTTCAGGTGATAATTTTTATAATCCCAATTGGGGTTTTCAAAATGGAGAAGTGAGAAGTGCCAGAGAATACCGAATTCATCAACCTGTATCAATACTGAGACACGACTGGAAAATAAGTAATAATACTAAAGTCATGACTAGTATTGGTGTTCAGACAGGCAGATATGGCAGTACACGATTAGATTGGTTTGATGCGCCTGACCCCAGACCAGATTATTACAGAAGATTGCCCAGTTACGCCACTGTACCGGAGACCAAAAGCCAAATTACAGAGTTTTTAAAGGCCAATGAAGGTAATAGACAAATTAACTGGCAAGCATTGTACGATGCAAATGCTACAAGAAATTATACTATTGAAAATGCAGACGGTATTGCCGGTAATAACTTAAATGGAAAATTGGCTGCTTACATCATGGAGTCGGAAAATTATGACAATCAAAAAATTAATTTCAATTCCGTAATAAATTCCCAAATAAGTGATAAAATCAACTTTGCCGGCGGTGTTCAATATTTGAATGAAAAAGTACATTATTACAGAAGAGTAGAGGACTTACTTGGGGCTGACTTTTATATCGACTTTAACAGATTTGCTTTAAGAGATTTTCCTGACAATAAGGACGCCGGTCAAAATGACATCAATCGCCCAAATCGTATTCTGAAAAAGGGTGATACATTTGGACATGATTATGATATTCACACCAATCGTGCATCTGCTTGGGGGCAATTGATTTATGTTACCCCAAAGTTCGATTTTATGACGGGACTGATGTTGACTCATCAATCATTTTATAGAGAAGGATTTACTAAAACAGGCATATTCCCTGATAATTCTTTTGGTAAGTCCGAGAAGAATAATTTTTTCAATTCAGCATTAAAAGGTGGCATTACATATAAAATTGATGGAAGAAACTACCTGACTTTAAATGGAACATACAGAACACGCGCACCTTTTGCCAGTGAGAGTTTTGTTTCGCCTCGCGTGAGAGATCAAGTCGTAAGTGATCTGAAGAATGAGCAGATCACTTCAGCAGATATTTCTTATCTCGCACGCTATACAAAACTAAAAGCGAGGGTGAGTGCATTTTATACGGATTTCAGAAATAAAATAAGTAATGACGTGTTTTATCATGAAGATTTCCGGACTTTTGTAAATTACATCATGACTGGAATAGATAGGAAACACACTGGTCTTGAGATAGGTATGGAGTACAACCTTACTTCCAAAATTTCGCTTTCCGCTGCAGGTGCTCTGGGAGAATACTTTCATTCCGGCAGACCTGTTGCTACCATTTCCAGGGATAATAGTGCTGCTGATTTTGTGACAGACAGGACCATTTTTATCGATAATTATTATTTCAGCGGGACACCCCAAACAGCCGGTACCGTAGGTATTACTTACCGAAGTACTAAGTTTTGGTTTTTTGACATCAACGTAAATGGTTTCAGCAAAAATTATCTTTCTTTTAATCCTGACAGGCGAACAGCAGAAGCAGTTAAGACGATCAATCCTACTGAACAAAACGAATTGTACCAATCGGTGATTCAACAGGAAAAGTTGCCGGATGGGATCACTGTGGACTTCTCAATGGGAAAGTCATTAAAACTTAAAGACGGTTCTTACCTTCGAATCAATCTCAATGCCGGCAACATTTTGAATAATACAAAATTTATATCCGGTGGATTTGAACAGTTGAGATTTGATTATGAAACAAAAAATGTCAACAGATTTCCCCCAAGATATTTTTATTCCTACGGGCTCAATTATAATCTTAATATTTCTTACACATTCGCGAGATAA
- a CDS encoding choice-of-anchor J domain-containing protein, producing the protein MKFSIYKIFIMSMLGTALLQACLKGEFDAPPTGGNDPQIPAEQIISLQEIMSKYYTPGKYTNIDIDKHIKCVVVADDKSGNFYKNIIIEDENSDLGISLLIDENEIHSSYPTGRRVFVKLKGLTISDYNGLPQLGMGVDNSSSSPRLGQIPPSLMSQIIIPGSFNIPVTPRKKKISELGPSDLNTLIQIENVQFVNVGANKKYANNQVDPPITINQDLADCSGNRVLVRNSGYADFANELLPEKNGTLTAIYSIFRADKQLFIRDTKDVVFDKERCGSGASLVSVKDLRARFTGTALPVVSGFVQGVVISDIANKNINGQNLVIQDGDAGIVLRFKSAINVPLGSEIKVNIGGGELNEFSKVLQVQNLENTNVEVLQSSKTITPKVLTVAQIDPAIHESTLIKVNNVILINGSKYSDKIKVKDATGEIDLFTLNAANFASDVIKNGTVSITAIASEFTTGKQLSIRNLNDISGGADCDVNDGTKDCDGDGVKNSDDCAPLNKDIYPGAPCDDGNIATVSDKYDSTCKCVGLTSSGAIDESFSSQTNNVDISLPGWLNVAVKGTRKWQAKLFSCHLSAQATAFNDTAPEMETWMITPEITTSATPTMSFESAKAFWTHDGLTVWASANYKDNPATATWTKVNAKLALKDEADNTFINSGNIDLKPFGSKIRIGFKYEGKGASLTSTYRVDNIKIK; encoded by the coding sequence ATGAAATTTTCAATTTATAAAATTTTTATCATGTCTATGCTTGGAACTGCATTGTTGCAAGCTTGTCTTAAGGGAGAGTTTGACGCTCCACCCACAGGTGGAAATGATCCGCAAATACCTGCTGAACAGATCATCAGTCTTCAGGAAATCATGTCCAAATATTATACTCCCGGGAAGTATACCAATATTGATATAGATAAACATATCAAATGTGTTGTAGTCGCAGATGATAAATCAGGAAATTTTTACAAGAACATCATTATTGAAGATGAAAATTCTGATCTTGGGATATCCTTATTGATTGATGAAAATGAAATTCACTCTTCATATCCAACAGGAAGAAGGGTATTTGTAAAGTTAAAAGGGCTGACAATTTCGGATTATAATGGACTGCCGCAATTGGGTATGGGTGTGGATAATTCCAGCAGTTCGCCCCGGTTAGGCCAGATACCACCTTCTCTAATGAGTCAGATCATTATTCCGGGATCATTTAATATTCCTGTTACACCACGCAAAAAGAAAATTTCAGAATTAGGGCCAAGTGATTTAAACACCCTAATACAGATTGAAAATGTCCAGTTTGTAAATGTGGGAGCGAATAAAAAATATGCCAACAACCAAGTAGATCCTCCTATCACTATCAATCAGGATCTTGCGGATTGCAGTGGCAATAGAGTTTTAGTAAGAAATAGCGGTTATGCAGATTTTGCCAATGAGTTGCTACCGGAAAAAAATGGTACGCTTACCGCAATTTATAGTATCTTCAGAGCCGACAAACAACTATTTATCAGGGATACCAAGGATGTGGTTTTTGATAAGGAGAGATGCGGCAGTGGTGCATCTTTAGTTTCTGTCAAAGATCTTCGGGCCAGATTTACAGGGACTGCCCTACCGGTGGTTTCCGGTTTTGTCCAAGGCGTAGTGATATCAGACATTGCCAATAAAAACATCAATGGACAAAATCTTGTGATTCAGGATGGGGATGCCGGTATCGTTTTAAGATTTAAATCAGCAATCAATGTTCCGTTGGGAAGTGAGATTAAGGTAAATATAGGCGGGGGCGAATTAAATGAATTTAGTAAAGTACTACAGGTTCAAAATTTGGAAAACACCAATGTCGAAGTGCTGCAATCTTCAAAAACTATTACACCTAAAGTATTGACTGTCGCGCAAATTGATCCTGCGATTCATGAAAGCACTCTTATTAAGGTCAACAACGTTATACTCATTAACGGGTCTAAGTATTCGGATAAAATCAAAGTCAAAGATGCTACTGGAGAGATAGACTTATTTACTTTGAATGCAGCAAATTTTGCATCAGATGTCATCAAAAATGGCACAGTTTCAATCACGGCGATAGCTTCAGAATTTACAACAGGAAAACAACTGTCTATCCGAAATCTAAATGATATATCAGGAGGAGCGGATTGTGATGTGAATGATGGTACGAAAGATTGTGATGGAGATGGTGTTAAAAACAGTGATGATTGTGCGCCCCTTAACAAAGATATTTACCCGGGAGCGCCATGTGATGATGGTAATATTGCTACAGTTTCTGATAAATATGATAGTACCTGCAAGTGTGTAGGTCTAACTTCCTCAGGAGCAATAGACGAATCATTTTCCAGCCAGACAAATAATGTGGATATCTCTCTTCCAGGGTGGCTAAATGTGGCTGTAAAAGGAACCAGGAAATGGCAAGCCAAACTTTTTAGCTGCCACTTGTCTGCTCAGGCCACAGCATTCAATGATACAGCACCTGAGATGGAGACCTGGATGATTACACCTGAAATTACTACTTCAGCGACTCCAACCATGTCATTTGAATCAGCCAAAGCATTCTGGACTCATGACGGACTGACGGTGTGGGCATCTGCAAACTATAAAGACAACCCAGCTACAGCCACATGGACAAAAGTAAATGCTAAATTAGCCTTGAAGGACGAAGCCGACAATACATTTATCAATTCCGGCAATATCGACCTTAAGCCTTTTGGATCTAAGATACGAATTGGATTTAAGTATGAAGGAAAAGGTGCATCACTGACATCGACATATCGAGTAGATAATATTAAAATAAAGTAG
- the recF gene encoding DNA replication and repair protein RecF (All proteins in this family for which functions are known are DNA-binding proteins that assist the filamentation of RecA onto DNA for the initiation of recombination or recombinational repair.), whose translation MFLTHLKLTSFRNYEDQQFEFHPDVNAFVGMNGMGKTNVLEAIYYLCFGKSYFASGDRYVINHNNDFFRIAGRISEDFDKEVVVRFKTGNKKDIEVLGKKIERISDHIGQILCVMIAPDDIHQLLESSEDRRNFINNTIVQSDKLYLEHLLQYTHLLKQRNALLKSFIETKTFDHHLLEAVTRGMFRPAKYIFEKRREQISSIIPLFNDFYKGICAGREICSIDYESKLEFQNMEDLLQEHIQKDRILGRTSQGIHKDDLTFLINGEPLKNFASQGQLKSFVLALKLAQYKIVEQSTGKKPMILLDDIFDKLDAFRVSQLMNVLKENNFGQIFITDTQEARINKALKENNYNFKMFYINQGIVVNQAELTK comes from the coding sequence ATGTTCTTAACACATCTCAAACTGACATCTTTCAGAAACTATGAAGACCAACAGTTTGAATTTCATCCTGATGTAAATGCATTTGTAGGTATGAATGGTATGGGAAAGACCAATGTGCTGGAAGCTATCTATTATCTTTGTTTTGGGAAAAGTTATTTTGCTTCGGGTGATAGATATGTCATCAATCATAATAATGATTTTTTTAGGATAGCAGGAAGGATTTCTGAAGATTTTGACAAAGAAGTTGTCGTCAGATTCAAGACAGGAAATAAGAAAGATATCGAAGTTTTAGGGAAAAAAATAGAAAGAATCTCTGACCACATAGGACAGATTTTATGTGTGATGATAGCACCTGATGATATCCACCAGCTACTTGAGAGCAGTGAAGACAGGAGAAATTTTATAAATAATACCATTGTACAATCTGACAAATTATACCTTGAACATCTATTGCAATACACCCATCTGCTTAAACAAAGAAATGCGCTGTTAAAATCTTTTATTGAAACCAAAACATTTGATCACCATCTTTTGGAAGCTGTTACGAGAGGCATGTTTCGACCCGCTAAGTATATTTTTGAAAAAAGGAGAGAACAAATTTCCAGTATCATTCCACTTTTTAATGATTTTTATAAGGGAATATGTGCTGGGAGAGAGATATGCAGTATTGATTATGAAAGTAAATTGGAGTTTCAAAATATGGAAGACCTTTTACAGGAACATATACAAAAAGACCGAATCCTGGGACGGACGAGTCAAGGTATCCACAAAGATGATTTGACTTTCCTTATCAACGGTGAACCATTAAAAAACTTTGCATCACAAGGACAATTGAAGTCTTTTGTACTGGCTTTAAAACTAGCTCAATACAAGATAGTAGAACAATCAACAGGTAAAAAGCCCATGATTTTGCTTGATGATATTTTTGATAAACTCGATGCATTTAGGGTAAGTCAGCTTATGAACGTTTTGAAGGAAAATAATTTTGGGCAGATATTTATAACAGATACTCAAGAAGCAAGGATAAATAAAGCATTAAAGGAAAATAACTATAATTTTAAAATGTTTTATATAAATCAAGGAATTGTTGTGAATCAAGCAGAATTAACTAAATAA
- a CDS encoding DUF1800 family protein yields MASLSKYNGTWNVGHAAHLFRRATYGVKYEVVKEFGSKSLSETTAALFTSLAQPSPPLNLNYATDPDVPVGQTWVDKGTSQNVDGYRRQSLRAWSYDLMLSGLPNIREKLVMFLHNHFVTADLDDPRYQYKNIALIRSRALGNFKQLTYDITIDPGMLSYLNGNLNTKTAPNENYARELLELFTVGKGPIAGPGDYTTYTENDIKEIAKVLTGWRDLRGAVPVTSQFNVANHDITTKKLSPRFNNSSIANTGINEYKNLIDIIFQKEEVSLHVCRRLYTWFVASEINDEIENDIIKPLAKVFRDSDYELLPTVKTLLESTHFYDVCARGIMVMNPLDFLLNPLAAFDLVLPTDAVLRQQVLSAIYQTSLNHQMAVFYAPSVAGWQAYYQEPNYYKLWLNSVSLPQRKTYTDAIAGSGQTVSTFRIQLDILKTVNKFSKPEDANVVVSEIGVLLFSKPLSSNQVTHLKSVLAAGSNDAGWTTAYNSYKAAPTNTAALNTVNTRLRNMVTYMMRMPEYHLS; encoded by the coding sequence ATGGCATCACTAAGCAAATATAACGGTACATGGAATGTAGGGCATGCAGCTCATTTGTTCAGAAGGGCTACTTATGGTGTGAAGTATGAAGTCGTAAAAGAATTTGGAAGCAAATCTTTGAGCGAAACAACTGCTGCACTATTTACTTCATTAGCTCAACCATCCCCGCCATTGAATCTCAACTATGCCACTGATCCCGATGTCCCGGTTGGCCAGACCTGGGTTGACAAAGGTACAAGTCAAAATGTGGATGGTTACAGAAGGCAATCTCTCAGGGCTTGGTCTTATGACCTGATGTTGTCCGGCTTGCCCAATATCAGGGAGAAATTGGTCATGTTTTTGCACAATCATTTCGTCACGGCTGACCTTGATGACCCACGTTATCAATACAAAAATATAGCCCTGATCAGAAGCAGGGCTTTGGGAAACTTTAAGCAGTTGACATATGATATTACTATTGATCCTGGTATGCTGAGCTACCTCAATGGCAATCTGAACACAAAAACTGCACCTAACGAAAATTATGCCAGGGAGTTACTAGAATTATTTACTGTTGGTAAAGGTCCGATAGCTGGCCCTGGAGATTATACCACATATACTGAGAACGATATAAAAGAAATTGCCAAAGTTCTTACAGGTTGGAGAGATCTAAGAGGCGCGGTACCTGTAACTTCTCAGTTTAATGTAGCAAACCACGATATAACGACAAAAAAATTATCACCAAGATTCAATAATTCATCCATTGCAAATACCGGAATCAACGAATACAAAAATCTTATTGATATCATTTTTCAGAAAGAGGAAGTGTCTTTGCATGTATGCCGAAGATTGTATACGTGGTTTGTAGCTTCTGAAATAAATGATGAAATAGAGAACGATATCATAAAACCTTTAGCAAAAGTATTCCGGGATTCAGATTATGAGCTTTTACCAACAGTAAAAACACTGTTGGAGTCAACGCATTTTTATGATGTTTGTGCACGAGGTATCATGGTGATGAATCCATTGGATTTTTTATTGAATCCTTTGGCGGCTTTTGATTTAGTCCTCCCGACAGATGCTGTACTAAGGCAACAGGTGCTCAGTGCGATCTATCAAACCTCACTAAACCATCAGATGGCAGTATTTTATGCTCCGTCTGTAGCAGGCTGGCAGGCATACTATCAGGAACCCAACTATTACAAACTATGGCTCAATTCAGTTTCTCTGCCACAACGAAAAACCTATACGGATGCTATTGCAGGAAGCGGACAAACTGTAAGTACATTCAGAATTCAGCTGGATATTCTGAAAACAGTCAATAAATTCAGCAAACCTGAAGATGCGAATGTAGTGGTGTCAGAGATAGGAGTTTTACTCTTTTCTAAGCCATTATCTTCAAATCAGGTCACTCACTTAAAGTCGGTTCTTGCTGCAGGAAGTAATGATGCTGGCTGGACCACAGCATACAATAGTTATAAAGCTGCCCCAACAAATACTGCTGCCCTTAATACAGTAAATACAAGACTCAGGAACATGGTCACTTATATGATGCGTATGCCGGAATATCATCTGAGCTAA
- a CDS encoding DUF1501 domain-containing protein: MKRRQFLQSGSLLSVPVVLGGMDISAVANSSLFNYLNMDDERVLVLIQLNGGNDGLNMIIPLDQYSGLSAVRPLLMLPESSVLKLTDKTGIHPAMSGLNKLYKEGMLAVVQSVGYPNQNRSHFRSTDIWMSASDAKEYIATGWAGRYFDGNHPTYPSGYPNNNFPDPLAITISSLVSETCQGTVNNFSYALTAQSSVKIVEETIAGPSDNTCYSAEVEFVRSTIKQSNAYASNILSAFSKGKNVATYPTTNLATQLKTVANLIAGGLRTKIYVVSIGGFDTHASQVQVGEPTVGNHANLLKTISDAVSSFMDDLKAIGLSEKVVGMTFSEFGRQIRANNSLGTDHGTAAPLILFGSCVNANIYGNNPQITSTVAAQEGVPMQYDFRSVYASLLIDWLGVPAEQVKSVLFKDFQKLPIVKNCSKPSSVDDDIIEIQANIAPNPCSDYLYVNFNNIGKHVHLSIFNAIGSQLDIPVNKTLSQGPHEVMVDTSRFQSGSYFVRLAVDNAVQTLKFIKI, translated from the coding sequence ATGAAGCGTCGTCAATTTTTACAATCAGGATCTTTGCTTTCTGTGCCCGTAGTGTTGGGCGGTATGGACATTTCTGCCGTTGCCAACTCCTCCTTGTTCAATTATTTGAATATGGATGATGAAAGGGTATTGGTACTCATACAACTCAACGGCGGAAATGATGGTCTGAACATGATCATTCCCTTGGATCAGTATTCGGGACTTAGTGCAGTCCGACCATTACTTATGTTGCCGGAGTCATCTGTTTTGAAATTGACAGATAAAACGGGAATTCACCCTGCTATGAGCGGATTGAATAAATTATACAAAGAAGGTATGCTGGCTGTAGTTCAATCTGTAGGCTATCCGAATCAAAACCGATCGCATTTCAGATCCACAGACATTTGGATGAGTGCTTCAGATGCAAAAGAGTATATAGCCACAGGCTGGGCAGGACGTTATTTCGACGGCAATCACCCTACTTATCCTTCGGGTTATCCCAATAACAATTTTCCTGACCCTTTAGCAATCACAATTAGTTCTTTAGTCTCTGAAACATGTCAGGGGACAGTGAATAATTTTAGTTATGCCTTGACTGCTCAAAGTTCTGTAAAAATAGTAGAAGAGACTATTGCCGGACCTAGTGATAACACCTGCTACAGCGCAGAGGTTGAATTTGTAAGATCAACAATAAAGCAATCCAATGCTTATGCATCAAATATATTATCCGCTTTTTCAAAGGGTAAAAATGTAGCGACATATCCCACAACAAATTTGGCTACCCAATTGAAAACTGTAGCAAATCTAATAGCCGGTGGATTGCGAACAAAAATTTATGTTGTTTCGATAGGTGGCTTTGATACGCATGCCAGTCAGGTGCAGGTGGGTGAGCCGACAGTAGGTAACCACGCTAACTTATTAAAAACCATATCTGATGCGGTTTCAAGTTTTATGGACGATTTGAAAGCCATTGGTTTATCAGAGAAAGTGGTCGGAATGACATTTTCCGAATTTGGAAGACAAATCAGAGCTAACAATAGTTTAGGTACTGATCACGGTACTGCAGCTCCTTTGATACTTTTTGGAAGCTGTGTAAATGCCAATATTTATGGTAATAATCCTCAAATCACTTCCACCGTTGCCGCACAGGAAGGAGTACCTATGCAGTATGATTTCAGGTCAGTATATGCCAGTTTGTTGATTGATTGGTTAGGGGTTCCGGCTGAACAGGTAAAATCAGTACTGTTTAAAGATTTTCAAAAGTTGCCTATCGTCAAGAACTGCTCTAAACCATCTTCAGTAGATGATGACATTATTGAGATTCAGGCAAATATTGCACCCAACCCTTGTTCCGACTATCTTTATGTGAATTTTAACAATATCGGAAAGCATGTACATCTAAGCATTTTTAATGCTATAGGTTCTCAGCTCGATATTCCGGTCAATAAGACACTTTCGCAAGGTCCACATGAAGTAATGGTTGATACTTCAAGGTTTCAGTCGGGGTCTTACTTTGTACGATTGGCTGTAGATAATGCCGTACAAACATTAAAGTTTATTAAGATTTAG